In one Bacillus sp. PK3_68 genomic region, the following are encoded:
- a CDS encoding ABC transporter ATP-binding protein yields the protein MVTTLEIHRVSKTFQNEKENVRVLEHLTLPVKKGEFVAVIGPSGCGKSTLLKLIAGLDSDFEGDILVEGEKVKGPSKDRGFIFQEHRLFPWLTAEKNIAGNLSLKDPDVRNRVGELVELVKLTGFEKAYPRQLSGGMSQRVAIARALLRNPKVLLLDEPFGALDAFTRTHLQEALLEIWKANQATMVLVTHDIDEAIFLSTKVVVMGAKPGRIKSVVPIDLPYPRGGASKSFQEYRTVILKHLDHQAADIEDWSI from the coding sequence ATGGTGACTACGCTGGAAATTCATCGTGTCAGCAAAACGTTTCAAAATGAAAAGGAAAATGTCCGCGTTCTGGAGCATTTGACCCTTCCTGTTAAAAAAGGGGAGTTTGTAGCCGTTATTGGGCCGAGCGGATGTGGAAAGAGCACATTATTAAAGCTGATTGCCGGGCTGGATTCCGACTTTGAAGGCGACATCCTCGTAGAAGGAGAGAAAGTGAAAGGGCCTTCTAAAGACCGCGGGTTTATTTTTCAAGAGCACCGCTTGTTTCCCTGGTTGACTGCGGAGAAAAACATTGCAGGCAATCTGTCTCTTAAAGATCCGGATGTTCGCAACAGAGTAGGTGAGTTAGTTGAGCTCGTGAAGCTCACTGGATTCGAAAAGGCGTATCCCCGGCAATTGTCCGGAGGCATGTCCCAGCGCGTAGCCATCGCTCGCGCTTTGCTGCGCAATCCGAAAGTGCTTTTGCTGGATGAACCATTCGGCGCGCTGGACGCTTTTACCCGCACGCATCTGCAAGAAGCACTGCTGGAAATATGGAAGGCCAATCAGGCGACAATGGTCCTCGTAACGCATGATATTGATGAAGCGATCTTTCTGTCAACGAAGGTGGTAGTAATGGGAGCAAAGCCAGGACGGATTAAATCTGTCGTCCCCATTGATTTGCCTTATCCGCGAGGAGGGGCTTCGAAGTCATTTCAAGAATACAGAACTGTTATTTTAAAGCATTTGGATCATCAAGCTGCTGACATAGAAGACTGGAGTATTTAA
- a CDS encoding ABC transporter permease, protein MSTHTVVQTKSMVIKKVKVKKGAVIFRGAALPAMVIFLWQLLSSMGLLPAQLFSSPFLIISRFIELIRSGEIAVHLQISLTRAFLGFALGSFLGLLIGIIVGMNKKSEQYLNPSIQMLRTIPLLVITPLFIMWFGFGELSKVLLIALGAFFPLYLQTFLGIRNVDKKLYDVAQILEYSRLEKVTKLMIPASLPNILLGIRLALSTAWMCLVVAELLGADKGVGFMIQDARSFMQTDTVFVGIIIFALAGKLSDSLVRLLENRLLKWQDSFKA, encoded by the coding sequence ATGTCTACACACACAGTGGTACAAACTAAAAGCATGGTTATTAAAAAAGTAAAAGTAAAGAAGGGAGCGGTGATTTTCAGGGGAGCGGCTCTTCCGGCAATGGTCATCTTTTTGTGGCAGCTGCTCAGTTCGATGGGCCTTTTGCCGGCTCAGCTATTTTCCTCGCCCTTCCTGATTATCAGCCGTTTTATTGAATTGATTCGGTCGGGAGAAATAGCTGTTCATTTACAAATTAGTTTAACCCGCGCTTTTCTTGGCTTCGCTTTAGGCAGCTTTTTGGGCTTGCTCATAGGCATCATTGTCGGGATGAACAAAAAATCAGAACAATATTTGAACCCAAGTATCCAAATGTTACGAACCATTCCTTTGCTCGTTATCACGCCTCTGTTCATTATGTGGTTTGGTTTCGGCGAGTTATCGAAAGTGTTGCTTATTGCATTAGGGGCCTTTTTCCCTTTGTATTTACAAACCTTTTTAGGTATCCGTAATGTGGATAAAAAGTTATACGACGTGGCTCAAATCCTGGAGTACAGCCGTTTGGAGAAAGTAACGAAGCTGATGATTCCTGCTTCGTTGCCTAACATTTTGCTTGGCATCCGTTTGGCTTTGAGCACTGCATGGATGTGCTTAGTTGTTGCTGAGTTGTTAGGGGCGGATAAAGGAGTTGGCTTTATGATTCAGGATGCCCGTTCCTTTATGCAGACAGATACTGTGTTTGTAGGGATCATCATCTTTGCTTTAGCCGGCAAACTATCCGATTCACTTGTCAGGCTGCTGGAGAATCGTTTGCTGAAATGGCAGGATAGCTTTAAAGCTTAA
- a CDS encoding YezD family protein yields MENIEEEKINYILKMLTNIKYGSLVITIHDGQITQIDSIEKNRFTTNKKSTSKK; encoded by the coding sequence ATGGAAAACATTGAAGAGGAAAAAATCAATTATATCTTAAAAATGTTAACAAATATTAAATATGGCTCTTTAGTTATTACTATACATGATGGTCAGATTACTCAAATTGATAGCATAGAGAAAAATCGCTTCACCACTAACAAGAAATCAACCAGTAAAAAATAA
- a CDS encoding S8 family peptidase: MRITKFRVLNGEIDIKRLFILTALILTVVAAYYFISKCSMKSTGSEELVAISKADREDLDVSKREYSSWAYRALLDDFTFRKDINYQLKIAILDSGIDGNHPDLAGRIKKEYNAIDNHNSVKDEFGHGTAVAGIIAANHNDKGIKGINPLAAIYSVKVSNGKGVSEVASLVRGIEWCIKEKVHIMNISLGLSRNSEELKRAINKAIKAGIVVVAAAGNNYMTWTDYPAQYPKVISVNAVKHDYAVDETYAGYGKIDVAAPGEAILTTVPGGGYKVFSGTSIATAYITGMVSLIMSENEAKLRSMEGESRVDETLSLLKRKAIPLGEEKSYGMGFVKY, translated from the coding sequence TTGAGGATAACTAAATTCAGAGTACTGAATGGAGAGATTGATATAAAGAGGTTATTCATTTTAACAGCGTTAATTCTTACTGTAGTAGCAGCCTATTATTTCATCTCAAAATGTAGTATGAAAAGTACCGGCTCAGAGGAATTAGTTGCGATTTCTAAGGCAGACAGGGAGGATCTTGATGTATCCAAACGAGAGTACTCAAGCTGGGCTTATAGGGCATTACTGGACGATTTTACGTTTAGGAAGGACATAAATTACCAATTGAAAATCGCAATTTTAGATAGCGGTATCGATGGCAACCATCCGGATTTAGCTGGCCGGATCAAGAAGGAATATAACGCCATTGACAATCATAACAGCGTAAAAGATGAGTTTGGTCATGGAACAGCTGTCGCTGGAATTATAGCAGCTAACCACAATGATAAAGGGATTAAAGGAATCAATCCGTTAGCGGCTATTTATTCAGTAAAAGTATCAAATGGTAAGGGGGTGAGTGAGGTTGCTTCACTAGTAAGAGGGATTGAATGGTGCATTAAAGAAAAGGTTCACATCATGAATATTAGCCTGGGCCTGTCCCGTAATAGTGAAGAGTTAAAGAGAGCTATAAATAAAGCGATCAAAGCAGGCATAGTAGTAGTGGCGGCCGCGGGGAACAATTATATGACTTGGACGGACTATCCCGCCCAGTATCCTAAAGTGATCTCTGTAAATGCAGTAAAACATGATTATGCTGTGGATGAAACTTATGCCGGGTATGGGAAAATAGATGTCGCGGCTCCAGGGGAAGCAATTTTAACAACCGTTCCTGGAGGCGGCTATAAAGTTTTCTCAGGCACCTCTATTGCTACAGCATACATAACAGGGATGGTGTCTTTAATCATGTCGGAGAATGAAGCTAAATTAAGGTCAATGGAAGGCGAGTCAAGGGTGGATGAAACCTTGTCTTTGTTAAAACGCAAAGCGATCCCGCTCGGAGAGGAGAAATCTTACGGAATGGGCTTCGTAAAATACTGA
- a CDS encoding SDR family oxidoreductase yields the protein MGQLQGKTAIVTGASSGIGLAIAKELAGEGANVVLAARRIEKLQDLENEINQSESAKALAIQTDVTNTEDVQQLIQKAQETFGQVDILVNNAGQMLASTIRSGEVEEWDRMIDVNIKGVLYGINAALPSMLEQMSGHIINIASVSGLEVTKMSTVYSATKFAVRAISTGLEKELARTGVRVTNISPGMVDTPLSRSGNDRKKLEAADIARAVVYAVTQPDYVNVNEITVRPV from the coding sequence ATGGGTCAATTACAAGGAAAAACAGCTATTGTAACAGGGGCAAGCAGTGGAATTGGTTTGGCGATTGCGAAAGAACTAGCGGGTGAAGGGGCCAATGTCGTCTTGGCCGCTCGCCGGATAGAAAAGTTGCAAGATCTGGAAAACGAAATTAATCAAAGCGAGAGTGCAAAAGCCCTAGCTATTCAAACAGATGTAACTAATACAGAGGATGTCCAGCAGCTAATTCAGAAAGCTCAAGAAACATTTGGACAGGTAGATATTTTGGTGAACAATGCCGGCCAAATGCTTGCGTCAACTATACGGTCAGGGGAAGTAGAAGAATGGGACCGAATGATTGATGTCAACATTAAAGGCGTACTTTATGGAATCAATGCGGCATTGCCGTCCATGCTTGAACAGATGAGCGGTCATATTATAAATATTGCCTCAGTTTCTGGTCTGGAAGTAACTAAAATGAGCACCGTTTACAGTGCAACAAAATTTGCTGTCCGTGCCATTTCTACGGGGCTGGAAAAAGAACTTGCCAGGACGGGCGTTCGTGTGACTAACATTTCCCCTGGTATGGTAGATACACCTCTAAGCCGCAGTGGAAATGACCGAAAAAAATTAGAGGCGGCTGATATCGCACGAGCCGTCGTATATGCAGTCACTCAACCTGATTATGTAAATGTCAATGAAATCACAGTTCGACCTGTCTAG
- a CDS encoding M14 family metallopeptidase has product MRKLRAFSKIFAPICVSALLLTGFNGSPAAASTVVNPPIAEEKATLVTIYLKDKKSLDKLVNEGFDLVEHVHEQNGKLEIDAVVTDRELQQLKEKGYQVETVTTQEQVQNILIQRQQKVEEEAKLTAAADEIKILRANYFESQKETFLYIEAKSNAGTVASVILNASWKEKGTSQTATLQKVEDAGAYLYHSLLIPVEKVPNEVTVTSNQGGKTAKKVTEWVGGGKPDKRNKHYVSDFVDHYMNPTEVTDRIEALAKEFPKLAEVVEMPNKTNGYRRKAQNIAGKKENHSSIVISSKVWGHEGGNDVMIELAKPSEKGAPLKVTVDGSKVNVSLATDESGQAISTGNQVKEAINQTAGSLVTASKAYQSTGNGVIAPQTIRLTDSLNAPATVSRDPFAMKALRIGKQRDGSKLGVLAYSQEHAREWVTPLVSVETAERLLRNYATDKETRNLVDNLDIFIVPTVNPDGGHYSFYDYNMQRKNMTNYCEGTEYGDPSIRNSWGVDLNRNHEIGSVYDGYSGASTSCTSGSFAGPEEVSEPEAKNLIWLADQNANIKFAMNIHSYGGYFMWPPGAYKAEGRETLPRPTAGQEAYFWAASNTILDEIKNHRGTVILPSRTGPVPDVLYSAAGNSADALWYKKGIYAWDFEVGADLYDAATGKWQPVGFQPEFKEGHEEAMEFSNGLIGMLKVANDYQKDKKAPASKLVKKKATNGFEVEFTTSEPATVYYTLDGSRPTFQSPTINLRGIREADGEKLSITKSTVINWFSMDASGNIEKNYHPDTNPKKYNSEVIKIK; this is encoded by the coding sequence ATGAGAAAGCTGAGAGCATTTTCGAAAATCTTTGCGCCGATCTGTGTCAGTGCATTGCTTCTCACCGGCTTTAACGGCAGTCCGGCAGCAGCGTCGACTGTAGTCAATCCACCAATCGCAGAAGAGAAGGCTACATTGGTCACTATTTATTTGAAGGACAAAAAGTCGCTAGACAAGCTTGTTAATGAAGGGTTTGATCTGGTCGAGCATGTACATGAACAGAACGGAAAGCTCGAAATAGACGCTGTTGTGACTGACAGAGAACTGCAACAGTTAAAGGAGAAAGGCTATCAGGTTGAAACAGTAACGACTCAGGAACAAGTACAGAATATTTTAATCCAGCGCCAGCAAAAGGTGGAAGAGGAAGCAAAACTAACTGCAGCGGCAGATGAGATTAAGATTTTGAGAGCCAACTATTTTGAAAGCCAAAAAGAAACGTTTCTGTACATAGAAGCCAAATCTAACGCAGGAACGGTAGCAAGTGTCATATTGAACGCTTCCTGGAAAGAGAAAGGAACGAGCCAAACGGCTACTTTGCAGAAAGTTGAGGATGCAGGAGCTTACCTGTACCATTCTTTGCTTATTCCTGTTGAGAAAGTCCCGAATGAAGTAACGGTAACAAGCAATCAGGGCGGAAAAACAGCTAAAAAAGTGACAGAATGGGTCGGCGGCGGTAAGCCAGATAAGCGGAACAAGCATTATGTTTCGGACTTTGTAGACCATTATATGAATCCGACGGAAGTGACCGATAGAATTGAAGCGCTAGCGAAAGAATTTCCGAAGCTTGCAGAAGTTGTAGAAATGCCGAATAAGACGAACGGGTATCGCAGAAAAGCGCAAAATATTGCCGGCAAAAAAGAAAATCATTCGTCTATCGTCATTTCTTCAAAGGTATGGGGCCATGAGGGTGGAAATGATGTAATGATAGAACTGGCTAAGCCGAGTGAGAAAGGGGCTCCTTTAAAAGTAACGGTCGATGGCTCGAAAGTAAATGTTTCGTTGGCGACCGACGAGAGTGGACAAGCAATCAGCACGGGCAATCAAGTAAAAGAAGCGATTAATCAAACTGCTGGGTCCCTTGTGACAGCAAGCAAAGCCTATCAATCTACTGGAAATGGTGTGATTGCTCCACAGACTATAAGATTAACAGACAGTTTAAATGCGCCAGCTACTGTTTCAAGAGATCCATTCGCAATGAAGGCCCTCCGTATCGGAAAACAGCGTGATGGTTCGAAACTGGGAGTTCTAGCCTACTCACAGGAGCATGCCCGTGAATGGGTGACACCGCTTGTCTCAGTGGAAACGGCTGAGCGTTTGCTTCGCAACTATGCCACAGACAAAGAAACGCGAAACCTGGTAGACAACCTCGACATTTTTATTGTTCCAACCGTAAATCCGGATGGCGGCCACTATTCATTTTATGATTACAATATGCAACGCAAAAATATGACTAATTATTGTGAAGGCACGGAATATGGTGATCCGTCGATCAGAAATTCATGGGGCGTGGATCTGAACCGCAACCATGAAATAGGGTCCGTCTACGATGGATATAGTGGAGCCTCGACTTCATGTACCAGTGGATCATTTGCTGGACCGGAGGAAGTATCTGAGCCGGAAGCTAAAAACTTAATATGGTTAGCCGATCAAAATGCCAACATTAAATTTGCGATGAATATTCATAGTTACGGCGGCTATTTCATGTGGCCTCCGGGTGCCTATAAGGCGGAAGGGCGTGAAACACTTCCAAGACCAACAGCCGGCCAGGAAGCTTATTTCTGGGCTGCCTCCAATACCATCCTTGATGAAATCAAAAATCACCGCGGAACAGTCATTCTTCCGAGCAGAACGGGCCCGGTGCCGGATGTGCTCTATTCTGCAGCTGGAAACTCTGCCGATGCTTTATGGTATAAAAAAGGGATCTATGCATGGGATTTTGAAGTGGGAGCTGATTTGTATGATGCAGCGACAGGAAAATGGCAGCCAGTCGGGTTCCAACCGGAGTTTAAGGAAGGGCATGAAGAAGCAATGGAATTTTCTAACGGATTAATTGGCATGCTGAAAGTAGCCAATGACTATCAAAAAGACAAGAAAGCCCCTGCTTCTAAGTTGGTAAAGAAAAAAGCAACTAACGGATTTGAAGTGGAGTTTACAACGAGCGAACCAGCGACTGTGTACTATACGTTAGACGGCAGCAGGCCAACCTTCCAGTCCCCGACGATCAATTTAAGAGGGATTCGTGAAGCAGATGGGGAAAAGCTCTCTATCACAAAGTCGACCGTTATCAACTGGTTCTCTATGGATGCTTCCGGAAACATAGAAAAAAACTATCATCCGGACACAAATCCTAAAAAGTATAATTCTGAAGTGATTAAAATTAAATGA
- a CDS encoding MDR family MFS transporter, translating into MVNENSNLKFVVTGLLLGILMAAMDNTIVATAMGTIVADLGGFEKFVWVTSAYMVTVMAGMPIFGKLSDMYGRKRFFIFGLAIFLIGSALCGIAQTMNQLIIYRAIQGVGGGALMPIAFTIVFDIFPPEKRGKMTGLLGAVFGTSSVLGPLLGAYITDWLSWHWVFYINVPIGMVSVFLIIKYYHESTQHQKQRIDWAGAITLVAAVVCLMFALELGGKEYPWDSAQILSLFAGFVIFFGAFLWAETKAEEPIISFWMFKRRLFATSQILAFLYGSTFIILAVFIPIFVQAVYGGSAKNAGLILTPMMLGSVAGSAMGGIFQTKTSYRNLMVISVISYFIGMFLLGNMTPETARWMLTIYMIIAGFGMGFSFSLLPSASIHNLDARYRGSANSTNSFLRSLGMTLGVTIFGIMQQNIFTDKLQSAFKGMSGNGPGMEMNDPQRLFEAGQRAKIPDFILDKVVLAMSDSITAIFLFALIPIVLSALAILFMGNERVRINQKVEKAEN; encoded by the coding sequence ATGGTTAATGAAAACAGCAATTTGAAGTTTGTTGTGACGGGGCTTCTTCTTGGCATTTTGATGGCTGCCATGGATAATACGATTGTGGCGACCGCCATGGGAACGATCGTGGCTGATCTAGGCGGCTTTGAGAAGTTTGTCTGGGTCACTTCCGCCTATATGGTGACCGTTATGGCGGGGATGCCCATTTTCGGGAAGCTGTCTGATATGTATGGCCGCAAACGCTTTTTTATTTTTGGCCTGGCCATATTTTTGATTGGTTCAGCGTTGTGCGGAATTGCACAGACTATGAATCAACTAATTATTTACCGAGCAATTCAAGGGGTTGGCGGCGGCGCTTTAATGCCGATTGCTTTTACGATTGTATTTGATATTTTTCCGCCAGAGAAACGCGGAAAGATGACGGGGCTGCTTGGTGCTGTATTTGGTACATCCAGTGTGTTAGGGCCGCTTTTAGGTGCCTACATTACAGACTGGCTTAGCTGGCATTGGGTATTTTATATTAATGTTCCTATCGGTATGGTTTCTGTATTTTTAATTATTAAGTATTATCACGAATCGACACAGCATCAGAAGCAGCGCATTGACTGGGCAGGTGCCATTACACTTGTGGCTGCTGTTGTCTGTCTGATGTTCGCTTTGGAGCTTGGTGGCAAAGAATATCCATGGGACTCAGCGCAAATTCTTAGTTTGTTTGCCGGCTTTGTTATCTTTTTTGGCGCTTTTTTGTGGGCGGAAACAAAGGCAGAAGAGCCGATTATTTCTTTCTGGATGTTCAAGCGGCGCCTGTTTGCCACTTCGCAAATTCTCGCTTTCTTGTACGGTTCGACCTTTATTATATTAGCCGTCTTTATCCCTATCTTCGTGCAAGCAGTGTATGGCGGTTCAGCTAAAAATGCGGGCTTAATTTTAACGCCGATGATGCTCGGATCTGTCGCTGGCAGTGCTATGGGTGGGATTTTTCAAACAAAAACCAGCTATAGAAATTTAATGGTTATTTCAGTGATTTCTTATTTTATCGGCATGTTCTTACTTGGGAATATGACGCCTGAAACAGCGCGCTGGATGTTGACGATTTATATGATTATTGCCGGCTTTGGAATGGGCTTTTCTTTTTCTTTGCTTCCATCCGCCTCTATTCATAATCTCGATGCGCGTTACCGGGGTTCAGCCAATTCAACGAATTCTTTCTTGCGCTCGCTCGGCATGACACTCGGAGTGACAATCTTTGGGATTATGCAGCAAAACATCTTTACAGACAAATTGCAGTCCGCCTTTAAGGGAATGAGTGGAAATGGCCCAGGCATGGAGATGAATGATCCTCAGCGGTTGTTTGAGGCCGGACAGCGTGCCAAAATTCCGGACTTTATTCTAGATAAAGTGGTTCTTGCCATGTCCGATTCAATTACGGCTATCTTTTTGTTTGCCCTTATCCCGATTGTTCTGTCTGCACTAGCCATCCTATTTATGGGAAATGAGCGGGTGCGAATCAATCAGAAAGTTGAAAAAGCGGAGAATTAA
- a CDS encoding response regulator transcription factor, which yields MGPLQVRKILVVDDDKNILELVSIHLTYAGYQVMKAENGVQALGILKNEFPDLVVADVMMPGMDGFELTRKLREDQDVPVLLLTAKGELEDKEQGFLAGSDDYMVKPFEPKELLFRIAAILRRYDKPTDTILQVGSVIINRKNFEVTAGANTLIMPLKEFEVLALLASKPNQVFQRAAIMESVWGFDYEGDEQTLNTHIKRIRERLAKISKDVEIVTVRGIGYKLEVHSS from the coding sequence ATGGGGCCGCTGCAGGTGAGAAAAATTTTAGTCGTTGATGATGATAAAAACATACTTGAACTAGTAAGCATTCATTTAACATACGCGGGATACCAGGTGATGAAGGCGGAAAATGGAGTGCAGGCGCTCGGCATTTTGAAAAATGAATTCCCTGATTTAGTTGTTGCAGATGTGATGATGCCTGGGATGGACGGTTTTGAGTTAACAAGAAAATTAAGAGAAGACCAGGACGTCCCGGTATTGCTGCTCACTGCAAAGGGGGAGTTGGAGGATAAGGAACAGGGCTTTCTTGCAGGTTCGGATGATTATATGGTCAAGCCGTTTGAACCGAAGGAGCTGCTCTTTCGTATTGCTGCCATTCTAAGGCGCTACGATAAGCCGACAGATACGATCCTCCAGGTGGGCTCTGTAATAATTAATCGCAAAAACTTTGAAGTAACTGCAGGAGCTAATACGTTAATTATGCCGTTGAAAGAATTTGAGGTGCTAGCCTTGCTTGCTTCTAAACCGAATCAAGTATTTCAGCGTGCTGCCATTATGGAGAGCGTTTGGGGCTTTGATTATGAGGGAGATGAACAAACACTGAATACGCACATTAAGCGAATCCGTGAGCGCCTCGCGAAAATTTCAAAAGATGTTGAGATTGTGACGGTTCGTGGCATTGGTTACAAGTTAGAGGTACACAGCTCATGA
- a CDS encoding HAMP domain-containing sensor histidine kinase, whose product MTALIMIFSTVSGFLITNTYYHRVVKERNDKKNVEIAKTIVKHIEETPQLNLNEYLQTISDIGYQLYVVDAPGSESFYDGKYRVKNLDKSAVKQVLAGRIYHGMRDFPRETFVTGFFANELSNTIGVPFKYESRRYALFIRPDIKLLFSEVHTLMGGLVIATALLSLLAMLLVAKMLIVPITQLTAATKRIANERYDMQLNIDRKDEIGQLAASFNTMTEQLQENDNIRKEFISNVSHDFQSPLLNIQGYAGLLEADNLADEERKNYAGIIQSETNRLSKLTRQLLLLTSLDQSSCMVKFKDYRLDEQLKACINKYRWWLEDENIHLHLRMEPTMYRGMRLYLKMCGIIC is encoded by the coding sequence ATGACTGCATTAATTATGATATTTAGTACAGTAAGCGGCTTTCTTATAACCAATACGTACTACCATCGAGTGGTGAAAGAGCGTAATGATAAAAAGAATGTGGAGATTGCCAAGACAATTGTTAAGCATATTGAGGAGACGCCGCAACTCAACTTAAATGAGTACTTACAGACGATTAGCGATATCGGCTATCAGCTTTATGTGGTTGACGCCCCCGGCAGCGAATCTTTTTACGACGGCAAATACCGTGTGAAAAACTTAGATAAGTCAGCTGTGAAGCAGGTACTGGCGGGGCGTATTTATCATGGAATGAGGGACTTTCCACGTGAAACATTTGTGACAGGCTTCTTTGCCAATGAACTATCAAATACAATTGGAGTCCCATTCAAGTATGAGAGCAGGCGATACGCGCTCTTTATCCGGCCGGATATTAAGCTGTTATTTAGTGAAGTTCATACCCTTATGGGCGGCCTTGTGATTGCTACTGCTCTTTTAAGTTTGCTTGCGATGCTGCTTGTAGCAAAGATGCTTATCGTGCCAATTACTCAGTTAACTGCCGCGACGAAGCGTATTGCCAATGAGAGATATGACATGCAGTTAAATATTGATCGGAAAGACGAAATTGGCCAATTAGCGGCAAGCTTCAATACCATGACGGAACAGCTCCAGGAAAATGATAACATACGCAAAGAATTTATTAGCAATGTTTCGCATGACTTTCAATCACCGCTGCTTAATATTCAAGGATATGCCGGATTGCTGGAAGCGGACAATCTAGCCGATGAAGAGCGAAAAAATTATGCGGGTATTATTCAATCAGAAACCAATCGTTTGTCGAAGCTGACACGCCAGCTTTTATTGTTAACCTCTCTTGATCAGTCCTCTTGCATGGTGAAATTTAAAGATTACCGGTTAGATGAACAGCTAAAAGCCTGTATTAATAAGTACCGCTGGTGGCTCGAAGACGAGAACATTCATTTACATTTAAGAATGGAGCCGACGATGTACCGGGGGATGAGGCTTTATTTGAAAATGTGTGGGATAATCTGCTGA
- a CDS encoding sensor histidine kinase, whose translation MWDNLLTNAIKYNLPEGEIHIALERQEDYTEVTIQDTGIGVSETEQAQLFHRFYRADASRTKEGTGLGLSIVKQIIELHKGEIHVASAPGQGTSFTIKLPNL comes from the coding sequence GTGTGGGATAATCTGCTGACGAATGCGATTAAATATAACCTTCCCGAAGGAGAAATTCATATTGCGCTGGAGAGGCAAGAGGATTATACCGAGGTAACCATACAAGATACAGGAATCGGAGTTTCAGAGACAGAACAAGCTCAGCTGTTTCATCGTTTTTATCGGGCAGATGCATCGCGTACAAAAGAAGGAACAGGACTTGGCTTGTCCATCGTGAAACAAATCATTGAGCTGCATAAAGGAGAAATTCATGTGGCGAGTGCACCAGGTCAAGGAACGTCATTTACGATTAAACTGCCAAATTTGTAA
- a CDS encoding EamA family transporter: MSLKKKVIIADFSLVGISLGWGYSFVLTKDLLNEITPLYFIGTRFFLAALILLLFKWKDIKNMSKQMWKYGIFAGTALWAGFALQTIGIELTTPGKAGVLTGTMVVIVPFLYFFWSKVAIQRGALLGSLLTFLGLVILSWHGGWTGVNAGDILVFLCAFFFAIHVILVDRAYQNNESVDSLSFIAIQLLIVGVFSLPFAVWLEPFPTPLSSYGWYAYTFDLLIGTLLAYIVQIKAQQFSPPTHVSLLLSLESVFAFLLSWWLWGESLTFNTGMGILFILGGIFITEAFDLFRKPKPLSDLKHPSSF; this comes from the coding sequence TTGTCGTTAAAAAAGAAAGTCATCATTGCAGACTTTTCCCTGGTTGGAATCTCACTTGGCTGGGGATACAGCTTTGTCTTGACCAAAGATTTGTTAAATGAAATTACTCCTTTGTACTTTATTGGAACAAGATTTTTCCTTGCTGCGCTTATTCTTTTATTATTTAAATGGAAAGATATTAAGAATATGTCAAAGCAGATGTGGAAATACGGTATTTTTGCCGGAACCGCTTTATGGGCAGGATTTGCCTTGCAAACAATAGGCATTGAGCTGACTACTCCCGGCAAGGCTGGAGTCTTAACCGGAACAATGGTGGTCATCGTTCCTTTCTTATACTTTTTTTGGTCAAAAGTAGCCATCCAGAGAGGAGCATTGTTAGGAAGTCTGCTTACGTTCCTGGGACTCGTCATTCTTTCATGGCATGGAGGCTGGACAGGGGTCAATGCCGGGGATATTTTAGTATTCCTTTGCGCCTTCTTTTTTGCTATTCACGTTATATTAGTAGACCGCGCTTATCAAAATAACGAATCTGTTGATTCACTCAGCTTTATCGCTATTCAATTATTAATCGTCGGAGTATTTAGTTTGCCATTTGCTGTTTGGCTGGAGCCGTTCCCAACGCCTTTATCTTCTTACGGGTGGTATGCGTATACCTTTGACTTGTTGATCGGAACATTGTTAGCTTATATCGTGCAAATTAAAGCTCAGCAATTTTCTCCACCTACACATGTAAGCCTGCTTTTATCGTTGGAATCTGTCTTTGCTTTCTTACTATCATGGTGGCTATGGGGAGAATCCTTAACTTTCAACACTGGCATGGGGATTTTGTTTATTTTAGGCGGCATTTTTATTACGGAAGCTTTCGATCTTTTTCGTAAGCCAAAGCCGTTAAGTGATTTGAAACATCCTTCTTCCTTCTAA